GCGTGACGGACGAGGACATCCCGATCGAGGTGACGGTCACGATCGACGGGTCGACGATCGACGTCGACTTCGCGGGCACCGCCGCGCAGGTGGCCGGCAACCTCAACGCGCCGCTCTCGGTCGGAAAGAGCGCGGTCTACTTCGTCGTCCGGGCGGTCACCGACCCGGAGATCCCGTCGAATCACGGCTGCTACGAACCGGTGACCGTCTCGGCACCCGAGGGGACGGTCCTCAACCCGAGGCCCCCGGCCGCGGTCGTCGGCGGCAACGTCGAGACCAGCCAGCGGGTGACCGACGTGACCCTCGCGGCGCTGGCCGAGGCCATCCCCGAGCGGGTCCCCGCGGGCGGCCAGGGGACGATGAACAACCTCATCATCGGCGACCGCGAGGGCGAGTTCACCTACTACGAGACCATCGGCGGCGGGTTCGGCGCCCGACCCACCAGGGACGGCATGGACGGCGTCCAGGTCGGGATGACGAACACGCTGAACACCCCGGTCGAGTCGATGGAGACCGAGTACCCGCTCCGCGTCGAGCGGTACGCCCTCCGGTCGGGAAGCGGCGGCGACGGGAAACACCGTGGCGGACTCGGACTCGAACGCTCGGTCACGGTCGAGACCGACGCGACCGTCTCCCTGCTCACCGAACGTCGCCGCACCGCGCCCGCCGGCGTCGACGGCGGCGAGGACGGCGCGATGGGCGAGAACCTCGTCGACGGCGAATCGGTTCCCTCGAAGGCATCGGTCGACGTGAGCGCCGGCGCGACCGTGACCATCCGCACGCCCGGTGGCGGCGGTCACGGCGACCCCGACGACCGATCCGGGGAGGCACGAGAAGACGACCGCCGCGACGGGAAGGTGAGCGAATGACCACCCGTCTCGGCCTCGTCGTCCCCTCCTCGAACACGACGGTAGAACCGGATTTCCGGGCGATGGCTCCCGAAGAGAGCACCGTCCACGCCGCCCGGATGCCGCTCGAGGACGTGACCGTCGACGACCTCGACGAGATGGCAGGCGGTGCCGAACGCGCCGCGGAACTGCTCTCCCACGCCGCCGTCGACGGGATCGCCTACGCCTGCACCACCGGAAGTCTCCTGCACGGCACCGGCTTCGACGAGGAACTGGAGGCGCGGCTGTCCGAGGCGGCCGGCGCGCCGGCCGTCGCGACGGCCCTGTCGGTGAAACGCGCCCTCGCCGCGCTCGACGCCGAGACGGTCGCCGTCGTCACGCCCTACGCCTCGGAGCTGAACGAGCGGGAACGGGAGTATCTGGTCGACTCGGGGTTCGAGGTCGCCAGCCTCGACGGCCGGGGACTCGTCGCCAACACCGAGATCGGCGAGTTGACCGCCGCGGACGCCAGAGAGCAGGTCGAGTCGGCCGTTCCCTCCGCTCACTCCGTGGACGCCGTCTTCGTCTCCTGTACGAACTACCGCACCGTCCCGGCCCTCTCCGAACTTGAGGCGGCGCTCGACGTCCCGGTGATTTCGAGCAATAGCGCGACGATGTGGGACCTCACGGATCGACTGGGTCTGTCGACGTCACTCGACACGCGACTCGCCGAGCGCTGATTCAGTCGCCGAACGGACCGCCACCGCCGCCCATACCGCCCATTCCGCCGGGGCCGCCGGGGCCGCCGCCACCGCCCTGCTGCATCTGCTTCATCATCCGCTCCATGTCCGCATCGCCCATCCCCTGGAACTGGTTGAGCGTCTTGGCCATCATCTTGTGCTGTTCGAGCAGTTCGCGGACGCGGTCTTCACTGGTGCCCGAGCCCTTCGCGATCCGTTTGACCTGGCTCTGGCCGATCGAGCGGGGGTGTTCGAGTTCGTCGTCGGTCATCGAGTCCATGATGACCTCGAAGCTTCGCATCCGGTCTTTGGTGACGTCCATGGCGTTGTCGGGCAACTGGTCCATCAGCCCGCCACCCATGCCGGGGATCATGTCCATCACCTGATCGAGCGGCCCCATGTTGTCCATGGCCTTCATCTGGTGGCGCATGTCCCGGAGGGTGAACTCCCCCTCCATGAGCTGTTCGGGGTCCCAGTCCTCCTCGTCCTGGGTCTCCTCCATCGCGCGCTCGACGCGCTCTGTCAGCTGTTTCAGGTCGCCCATCCCGAGCAGCCGGGAGATGAACCCCGACGGCTCGAACCGCTCGATGTCCTGGACCGTCTCGCCGGTCCCGAGGAAGGCGATCGAGGAGCCGGTCTCGTTGACGGCCGCCAGCGCACCGCCACCTTTCGCCGTCCCGTCGAGTTTCGTGATCGCGACGCCCTCGATGCCGATTGCCGACTCGAACTCCTGGGCCTGGTCCTTGGCGGACTGGCCCATCGCGGCGTCGATCACCAGCAGGTTCCGGTCGGGGTCGACGGCCTCGTCGATGCGCTCGATCTGAGCGATCAGTTCCTCGTTCAGGCCGTCACGGCCCGCGGTGTCCACGATCCGGACGTCGGCCTCCTCGGTGGCTTCGAGGCCGGCCTCGGCGATCTCGACGGGGTCGTCGGCGTCGGGGTCGCCGTAAAAGTCCACCTCGGCGTTCTCGGCCATCTGCTTGGCCTGGTCGTACGCCCCGGGGCGGTCGGTGTCGGTCTGGATGACCGCCGGGCGCAGGCCCTTCTTCGAGAACCACCAGGCCATCTTCGCGGCCGTGGTGGTCTTCCCCGACCCGTAGAGACCCGCGAGGAGGATGGTCTGCTCTTCGAGGGGCAACTCGGTGGAGTCGCCGACGAGTTCGACCATCTCCTCGTAGACGACGCGGAGGACCCAGTCCCGCGCTGACGTGCTGCTTGGCGGTTCCTCCTCGAGCGCCCGGGTCTCGATGTTGTCCGACAGCTCCATCACCAGGCTCGTGTCCACGTCGGCCTGCAACAGCGAGCGCTGGATCTCCTTGACGACGGCTTCCACGTCGTCTGCGTCGATGCGGGACTTCCCCCGGAGGTCGTTCAGCGTCCCCCGGAGCGAACTCCCAAGATCGTCGAGCACCATGATTAGTTACCTGGGGTAGACCGGCCAGGCGGTAAAGCCTTTTTCTGTGGTCGCCGGCCCGGGACCCTGCTGCAGTCCCGGGAATCGTCGATCGACGGTCGCGGCCAGCCGGGAGCCTCAGTCCGCGGGCGTGGCGTCGACCGGTTCCGCCTCGCCCGCGCCCGAGCGTGCGAGGAGTTTGCCGACGGTGACCGAGACGACGTACAGGAGGACGCTCACGAGCACGATGACGCCGCCGGCGGTCGCCGACGAGAGGTACGCCAGCGTGATGCCGAGCACGACCGCGAGTTCGGCGAGGACGACGGCGGCCAGGAGCGAGGCCCGGAAGCTGTCGGCCAGTTGGGTGGCCGCGGCGACGGGCACCACGAGCATCGCGGCGACGAGGATGACGCCCATGATCTGCATCGCGCCGACGACGACGAGCGCGGTCAGCATGACCATCACGCGGTTGTACCAGGCGACGGGCAGGCCGGCGACCCGCGCGGCGGTCTCGTCGAAGGTGACGAACAGCAGCTGCTTGTGGGTAACGGCGACGACGCCGACGACCAGTGCGAACAGCACCAGCATGAGCCGCATGTTCTCGCTCGTCACGGTCGAGAGGTTGCCGAAGAGGTACTGGTTGATGCCGACGGCGAGCCCGCCCGCGTTCAGGCTGATGAGGACGGTCCCGAGCGCGAAGCCCGTCGAGAGGACGATCGCCATCGAGACGTCGTTGTACGCATCGGTCACCTCGGAGATGAGCTCGATGCAGAGCGCGGCCAGGACGGCGACCACCGTCGCGGTGAGATACGGCGAGACCCCCAGTTCGAGGACGCCGTTGAGGAAGAGGCCGACGGCGACGCCGGCGAAGGCGGTGTGGGCCAGCGTGTCCCCGATGAGCGCCAGCTGGCGGTGAACGAGGAAGGTCCCGATCAGCGGGGCCATCACGCCGATGCAGAGCCCGACGACGAACGCCCGGCGCATGAACCCGTAGCCGAGCATGCCCTCGATCAGTTCGAGCACGGCGACACCTCCGGACCGGACGAGTTCCGGGTCATGGCGTCGTCCCCGAGACCTGCGGTCGCGCGCCGTAGACCCGCGCGATGGTGTCGCTTTCCCGGAATTCTGCCGGGTCGCCGTAGTACCGGAGCCGGCGGTTCAGACAGGCGACCGTCTCGGCCCGCTCGCTGACGACGCCGAGGTCGTGATCGACGAGGACGACGGTCAGGCCGTCGGCGTGGAGGGCCGACAGCAGGTCGTAGAACGCCTCGCGGGACTCTGCGTCCACGCCGACGGCGGGTTCGTCGAGCGCGAGGAGGTCAGCGTCGCCGGCGAGCGCGCGCGCGATGAACGCTCGCTGGCGCTGCCCACCGGAGAGTCGCCCGATCCGTCGATCCGCGAGGTCCGCGATACCGACCCGCTCCAGCGCCTCTCGGGTGGCGGTCCGGTCCCGCTCTCTGAGCCGACCGAAGCCGACGTGGGGGTAGCGGCCCATCAGGACCACCTCCCGAACGGTGATCGGCATGTCCGTGGCCGACTCCCGGACGTCCTGGGCGACGTAGCCCACGCGCGTCCCGTCCGAAAAGGAGTGGGCGGGTTCGCCGAACAGCCGCACCGACCCCGCGTCGGGTTCGCGGAGGCCCAGCATGAGCGCCAGGAGCGTGCTCTTCCCCGAGCCGTTGGGGCCGACGACGCCGAGGAACTCGCCGTCCGAGACGGAGACCGAGACGTCTTCGACCGCCGGCGTCGGCCCGTAGCCGAAGGTCACGCCGTCGAGGTCGAGGACCGTCATAGCGACTCGGTCCCCCCGTCGTAGTCGGCGTGGACGGTCTCGGCTGGTGGGGTCTTCCCGAGCACGATCTCGAAGGTGGGCATGTTGATCCGCCGGGCGATCTCGGCGTAGCCCCACCCGCGTTCCACCCACTGCTCGAGCGTGCCGGCGTACGGCGTCACCGGGTAGTACTGCTTCACTCGCGTCTCCTCGATCAACTGCCTCGCCGGTCGGTGGGATTCGAACACCGCCGCCGCGATGTACTCGATGTCGTTCTCGGCGACGAGCCTCGCCGCACGGGTGATCGCCTCCGGCGGCACGTCGCCCTCGGCAGCGAGGTTGAACACGAGGGGGTTCATCGCCACGTCGTACCGCGCGCCGAGGTACTGGAAGGCGTTGTGTGCGGCCAGCACCACCTGATCGCGCGGCGGGTCGGCGAACACCGCCCGGTACTCCTCGTGGATGACGTCGAGTTCCGACCGCAGCGCGTCCGCGTTGGCCGCGAACGTCTCCGCGTGGTTCGGATACGCGGCCGCGAGCCCCGCCTCGACGTTGTCGACGGCCGTCTTCGACCGAAGCGGGTCGAGCCAGAAGTGAGGGTCCTTGCCGTCGGCGACCGCTTCGTCCTCGTCGAGACTGGCGGCGACGTCGAGCAGTTCGATCCCGTCGCGGACGTTCACGAACGCGGTGTCGGCGCCGTCGTCTTTGGCCGTCCGGATCGCGCGGTCGGCCCAGGGCTGGAACCCCTCGCCGACGTGGACGAACACGTCCGCGTCGATAATCGCCCGGGTGACGCTCGCGTCCGGCTCCCAGCCGTGCCCGTGCATCCCGACCGGCACGAGGTTCTCGACCGTGACGGGCGTCTCCGCCGTGATCGTTCGCGCGAAGTCGAAGAAGGTGAAGAAGGACGCCGCCACGTCGGCGCGCTCCCCCTCCGCGGCCGTCAACAGCCCGGAACACCCCGCGAGACCGACGGCGGATAGCGCCCCGCCCGCGGCGAGCACCGACCGCCGCGAGCGCCGACGGACGGGTGAGTTTCGATCGTTCATCGTGCTAGTCTTCATTGGATACAAGTATATAATTGTGTCTACCTAATCAGACAATTAGACTGGTCTAACTCAGCCGATCTGTGGCGGTTCGTAGCCGATAGCGCAGTCCGGTGGTTCGTGGACGAGAGCGTCCGGCTGACGGGAGCGAACCCGCCGAGGGGGAGGAACCGGGTCGGCCGTCGTCACGGTGCGGATCTCGCAGCGGGTCCACGAGCCGACGTCGACGAGGCCGTAGCTGTGCGGAGGTCTGGGAGGAACTCTCGACGCGTCGCGCAGAGGAGTGAGCGCGGCTCAGTCCTCGTCGTGCCCGAGGAGGCGGTCGACGATGACCTCGGGGTCGAACGGTTCGAGGTCGTCGTAGTCCTGACCGGTCCCGAGGAACAGAATGGGTTTCCCGGTGACGTGGGCGATGGAGATGGCCGCGCCGCCCTGCGGGTCGGCGTCGGCCTTGGTCAGCACCGCGCCGTCGATCGCGGCGGCGTCGTCGAACTCCGTCGCGCGGTTGACGGCGTCCTGGCCCGCCACCGCCTCGTCGACGAAGATCGTCATGTCGGGCTCGATCACCCGATCGATCTTCTCCAGCTGGTCCATCAGGTCGTTGCTGGTGTGGAGCCGGCCGGCCGTGTCACCCAGCACCACGTCCACGTCGTTGGCCTCGGCGTACTCGACGGCGTCGTAGATGACCGCGGCCGGGTCCGAGCCCTGCTCGTGGGAGATCAGCCGCTCGTCGAGGGCGTCGGCGTGTTGCTGGAGCTGCTCGTTCGCGCCGGCGCGGTAGGTGTCGCCGTTCGCCAGCACCGTCGAGTAGCCCCGCTCGTCGAACCACTGGGAGAGCTTCGCGATGGTGGTCGTCTTCCCGACGCCGTTGACGCCGGTGAACACCATCGTCACGGGTTTGTCGGCCTCGGCGATCCGCTCCTCGAAGTCGAACTGGCCGACGCTGATCACGTCGACCAGCGCGTCCCGGAGCGCCTCCTCGACGACCAGGCCCGTGGTCTTGACCTTCGAGCGCGTCTCGCCCTCCAGGTTCTCGCGGATCCCCGTCAGGATCTCCTGAGCGACGCTCAGCTCGACGTCCGAGGAGAGCAGCGCCATCTCCAGTTCGTCGAGCGGGCCCTCGAGGTCCTCGAGTTCGATGACCTCTTTGCCCGTAGCGGCGAGTTTCGCCCGCTCCATCAGGCCGCGGTCGCTCCCGCCGTCGTCCTCGGCGGCGGACTCCGACTGCGGCTCCGGTTCGGCGTCCCGGTCGGATTCCGGTCGCTCGTCGGCGTCCGCAGGCGCCGTGGACTCGGCGTCAGATGCCGCCGACTCGGCGGCTTCCGCCTCGGCTTCGGCAGCCGCTGCCTCGTCGACTGATTCGGCCTCGGCCGCGTCCTCGTCGACGGGTTCGGCCTCCTCCTCGACGTCCTCCTTGAAGCTGTTGAGCTTGTCTTTCAGTCCGTCGAACATGGCCCCTTACTCGTCGTCGTCGGCCTGCTGTTGCATCTGGGACATCTGCTGTTGCATCTGCTGCTGTTGCATCTGCTGGGCCTTCTCCTCGAGTTCGTCGCTCTCGGACTCGATCTCGGCGACCTCGCTCCGGAGCTCCTCGATCCGGTCGTCGAGCGTGTCTTTCTTGTTCTCCAGGGTGTCGACGGCGTCGTCCTGCTCGCGCTCTGCGGCGTAGCCGCCGCCGAGGCTGACGATGATCTCGTCGATGTCCTGGACTTCGGCGCGGACGTACGCGTCGCCGCCCAGCGGGACCTGCACCGTCTCGCCCGTGTCGAGCGTCCGGATGGCCTCGATGGCCTCGTCGATCTCGGACTGTTCGGCCTGCAGTCCCTCGATCTCGCCCTCGATGGCTTCCTTCTCCTCTTCGAGCGCCTGGATCTCTTCGGCGAGCTGCTGAAGCTGGCCGCCACCGCCACCACCGAGGCTCATTGGGCCACCTCTTCGACTTCGACCTGCGTGCGCTTGAGGCCGTGTTTCGAGCCGAACTCCGCGTAGGTGTGTTCGACCGCGACGTTCTCGTTTTCGGCTTCGAGACTTTTCTCGAAAGATTCCCAGCCGTCGCGTGCCTGCCAGCGACCACTCACGGTAAACTCGGTCATGTTCGGGACGTGCGGGACCGACGGGGAAGAATGTACCGACCTCTCCTCCCGACGACGGGACCCCGACCCGACGGCGGCGGCCCTACTCGCCGTCGGTCGTGTCGACCCCCAGCGCCGCGTTCAGCCCGCAGAAACAGGTCGTCGCGTTGAACCCGAACCCGAGCGCGGCGAGTCCGGCGACGATCCCCGTGCCTCGATTCCCCCGCTGGAGAGCCGTGACGGCGACGACCGTCAGAACGATCGCGAGCAGTGCACGCCCCTTTCGGTCCGCGCCGCCGACGTTCTTCTCGATCATACCCGAAGTATGGGGCGCCAGGGACTTAATTTTCGTCACTCCGGGACGAGGACCGCTCGCCGGTCCACGTCGCCCGCTTCCAGCCGGTCGTAGGTCGCGGCCAGGTCCTCGAACCCGACGGGCTCGACGCCGACGTCCAGTCGGCCCGCCTCGGCCAGGTCGAGCACGTCCCGGAGCTGGTCGATGCTCCCCCAGAACACGTTCGTGCAGACGAGTTCGCTGCCGACCAGCGGGTTGAAGGAGAGCTCGAAGGACCCGCCGCCGATGCCGACGATGTAGAGCCGCCCCTGCGTGCCGAGCGCGTTCCCGCAGGCCTGCAAGGTCTCGTCTTTGCCGACGAAGTCGATGGCGGCGTCGGCCCCGTCGTCGGTGACCCGCCGGACCGCGCTCTGGATGGACTCCTGGGTCACGTCGACGGTCACGTCCGCACCGAGGTCCTCGGCGAGGGCGAGTTTCTCGGCGTCCTGATCGGCGGCGACGACCTGCGCGCCGGTCATCGCGGCGAACTGGACGCCGAACTGTCCGAGCCCGCCGATCCCGACCACGAGCAGGGTGTCGGTCGGCGAGAGGTGCTGGCGGGCGCGCTGGACCGCCCGATAGGGCGTCAACGCGGCGTCGGTCAGGGGTGCGGCCTCGACGGGGTCGATCTCCGTCGGGAGGACGTACTTGGCGTCGGGGACGACGACGAAGTCCGCGAGCGCGCCGTCCTGGCCGATACCGGCCCACTCCAGCACGTTACAGAGTTGATCGTCGCCGCGGGTGCAGACCTCGCAGTGGCCACAGCCCCAGCCCCCGAAGACGACCGCGCTCGTCCCCGGGTCGAGGTGGTCGACGCCCGGGCCGGTCGCCGCGACCTCCCCGGCGGCCTCGTGACCCAGCGTCCGGGGGGTCGGGATCGGCAGGTCGCCGTGCATCAGGTGCAGATCGGAGTGACAGAGCCCGCAGGCGGACACGTCGATCAGGACCTCGCCGGGCCCCGGTTCGGGTCGGGGGACCTCCTCGACGACCAGCCCCTCGCCGGGGCCGTGAAAGCGCGCGGCGCGCACGGTCAGTGGCCCTCCCCGTCGGCTGGCGATCGGTTCTCGATGCGTGCCCTCGCTACCCGTCCTCTCATGCTATTGCACAGGAAGGATGCCGGTCCGGTAAAGAAACCCCCTCGTGAGGCCGACGATATAAGAGCAGGGGCGAGGGGCGACGGCTCAGGCCTGTCCGTCGCGGCGCTGCTCCTCCTGGGCGCGCTCTCGGGCGCGCTCACTGTCGTTGTACCCGTCGACGACCTGCTGGATCGCGCCGGTCTCGACCGACAGCGCGGGGGCGGTCAACGGGGAGACGCTGACCTCGCCCTCGACGAGCGCCCGACGGTCCGAGCCCTCGGGGTAGCGATCCTGGAGGTCCGCGTCGGCCGGGAACGGGCTCTCCCAGCCGACGGTGCCCGGCCAGACCACGTCCCGGAGCGCGATGTCGCCCTCGCGGGGTTTGCCGATGTCGACCTCGTCGCGCTCGCTGGCGTCGTGTTCCACGTCGACCGCGTAGTCGTGGTGGGGTTCGGTCAGGCGCATCGGGGACTCGGGGACGTCGACGGGCGCGTTGACGTTCAGCACGTCCGCCTCGTCGAAGACCGCGCTGTGCTGGCTGCGGACGACGAGTTCGCGGGCCACCTTCGCCGGCCGGCCGAAGTCGTACTCCTCGGGCGGGTGGACGAAGAAGTCCTGGGCGTGGTAGGCGGAGATGGCGATGCCGGGCAGTCCGAGGAAGGCCGCCTCGATGCAGGCGCCCACGGTTCCGGACCGGCCGACGACGTAGTTGCCGGCGTTGGGGCCGTGGTTGCAGCCGGCGACGACGAGGTCGAAGTCGGCGTCGAGGCCGCCGACGCCGTAGGCCACGCAGTCGGCGGGCGTGCCGTCGATGGCGTAGCCCCAGGGGTGCTCCTCGCGGGTGGTGCGGTGGGTCCGGGTCCGGCCGGTGCCGCTCTGGTTGTCCATCGGCGCGACGACGGTCACCTCGGCGGCCCCGGTGAGTTCCTCGTAGAGGGCCGCCAGCCCGGGGGCGTCGATGCCGTCGTCGTTCGTCAACAGGACGTGGGGGGCAGTCACGGTCGAGGATAGGTGCGCCGGCGCGTCAGTCTTTCGGGCTGCAGGGGTTTTTACCCCGGGGCTCCGTTGCACCCGCAAATGACCGTCCGCGAGGTCGCCGTCGAGGCCTACCGCGAGGCGCTCCCCGTGCTCGCCGTGAGCGCGGTCGGCGGCCTCTTCGCGGGCGTCGTCCTCGGCGGGATGGAGGCCGAACTCCAGGCGGTCCCCGGCCTCCTGATGCTCGTCCCGGCCCTGCTCGCGACGCGCGGGAACGTCTACGGCTCGCTCGGTGCGCGCCTGGGCTCCGCCCTCCACCAGGGGCTGATCGAACCCCGGTTCGACCGCGGCGACGAGCGCCTGCGCGGCGCGGTGGCGGCCGCCCTCGCCAACGGCGTCCTCGTGAGCCTCTTCGCGGCGGTGCTTGCCTTCGTCGTCCTCGGCGTCATCGGGCGGCCCGTCGCGCCGCTCACGACGCTGGTCGGCATCGCCGGCCTGGCCGGCCTGGTCTCGGGCCTCCTGCTCACGGCGGCGGTCGTCAGCGTCGTCTTCGTCGGCTACCGCCGCGGCTACAACCCGGACACGCTGGCGGGGCCGGTCGTCACCACGACGGGTGACGTCGTCGGCGTCGCGACGCTGCTGCTCGCCACGCGGATCGTCCTGGGGGTGGGTGGCCTCTGATGGAGACGCGCTGGACCCCCGCCGCGATCATGCGGACGATGCTCCCGATCCTCCTCGTGTTGACCGCCATCGAACTCGCCAGCGGGTTCGTCCTCGATACCTTCGAAGGCACCCTCCTCCGGTACCCTTCGCTGCTCGTCCTCGTCCCGGTGACCATCGGGATGGCGGGCAACCTCGGGAGCGTCCTGGCCGCCCGGCTGTCGACGGTCCTCCACCTCGGGCTGCTCTCCTTCGAGCCCGACGACGAGTACCTGCTGGGCAACGCGGTCGCGACGGTCGCGCTCGCGCTCACGCTCTTTCCACTCGTCGGCGGGGGCGCGTGGCTGGCCCAGCGGGTCGTCGGCGGGACGGCGCTGGGCCTGGGCACGGTGGTCGTCGTCGCGCTGGCCAGCGGCGCGGTGCTCGCGTTCCTGGCGGTCGCCGTCACGCTCGTCGCGACCTACGGGGCCTACCGCTTCGGGCTCGATCCCGACGACGTGGTGATCCCCGTCGTCACCAACGTCTGCGACGTGCTGGGCGTGGTCGTCCTCTTCCTCGTCGTCGGGCTGGTCGTCTGAGGGCGGGATAGTCAGGGCTTTGGCCCGCACGTCCCAACGACGGGACATGGAGCCGGCGCCGACGGCGTTGCTGGCCGAGGTCCTCGTCCGCGTGGGGTCGATCGCGGTCTTCGTCGCGCTCGGCGTGGGGCTTGCCAGCGTCGCCGTCGAGTTCGGCGCGGTCGAGTACGTCGCGGGCTTCGCCCGGCCGCTGACACAGCCGGCGAACCTCCCGCCGGAGGTCGGGACGGCCATCCTGGCGACCACGGCCTCGCCGACCGCGGGGTACGGCATGCTCGCCGAGTACCGGGAGGCGGGGCTGCTCGACGACCGCGCGACGCTGGTCGCCGTGACCATGAACACGTTCTTCGGCTTCGCCCAGCACATATTCACCTTCTACGCGCCCGTGTTGATCCCGATCCTCGGGCTGAAGGTGGGCGTCATGTACGTCGGCGCGCGAGCGCTCATCTCGCTGGCGATCACCGCGACCGGCGTCCTCGCCGGCGCGCTCTTGCTCTCCGAGCGCAACGTCGACACGACCGTCGAGGCCGACGTGGACGAGACCGCGGGAACGGAGGCAGACGGTGGGGAACCACGCGACCGCCGCGCGAAATTGCGGGCCGCCGGGGCGAGCACCGCCGAGAAGGTCCGGGAGATCCTCCCCCGACTCTTCGTCGTCTACCTGGTGGTCGCGACGCTGGTGGCCTACTGGGACCCGATCGTCGCGGCGCTGTTCGGCAGTTCGGACGCGCTGGGGATCGCGAGTGCGGTCGCACCGATCACCGGCGCGCTGGGTCTCCCCAGCGCGGCGATCCCGGCCATCGCGGTGTTCGCCATCGACACGACCAACGGCGCCGTCTTCATCGCGCCGCTGATCGAGAACGGAACCTTCACCGCGCGGGCGGCGGTGGCGACGATGCTCGTCGGCGGCATCGTCTCCTTCGCCGTCTCGACGTTCAAGCGGTCGATCCCCTTCCAGTACGGGATCTGGGGCCGTGAGTTCGGGACGAAGGTGATCGTCGTCAACACGGTCCTCAAGATCCTGTTCATCGCCGTTGCGCTGGTGATTCTGCTCGCGCCGGCGGCTGTCTGAGGCCAGGCTGGCGATCCGGGCCTCCCCCGCGAAGGGCTGTCCCACCGGTCACCGCGTAGTCGGACGCGGATCGGGAGTGGCCACATCGTCCGTGCGGGGGAACGAGTCAGCTGGAAGTGGTGGGTCGGTGACGCGCCGACGGTGTCGGTCGACGAGAGGCGCCGGGACGAGCGCGGCGGCGAGGTTTCTGAGGCGACAGCCAAGCGGTGAGGAGATGGTGCTGATCCGACCGAGTCGTCGCGACTCGTCCCGTATCCACTCGGCTCGCGGTTTTCGCTCGGCCTCGTACGCCTCGAGCGCGGCCGGAGGGTCGTCGTACGTGGCGAGTGCGGCCGCGAGGGCGAGCGCGTCCTCGATGCCCTGTGCCGCGCCCTGACCGAGAAACGGGAGCATCCCGTGTGCAGCGTCGCCGGCGAGTGCGACCGAGCCACGGGTCCACCGGTCGAGGGAGGGGATGTCGGCCAGGTCGGTGACGAAGAGATCGGCGGGGTCGAGCCGATCTACCACGGTGGAGATGGGGTCGGGATAGTCGGAAAATCGTCTGTGGAGTGCCG
Above is a genomic segment from Halorientalis sp. LT38 containing:
- a CDS encoding hydantoinase B/oxoprolinase family protein, translating into MTDDIDPVTLEILRNQLESIAEEMGHVLITGAYSPNIKERQDCSTALFDADGKMVAQAEHIPVHLGAMPDAVDAIIDDDPKPGDVFIVNDPFAGGTHLPDITLVSTIAPEDDVIGFAVSRAHHADVGGSAPGSMPPGAREIYEEGLRLPAVRLVDGGDLNEAVLDVLLANVRTPDERRADLRAQRAANERAEQRIGELLDDHGSLLLDAFDAVVDYSRARVESEIADLPDGEYRAHDVLEGDGVTDEDIPIEVTVTIDGSTIDVDFAGTAAQVAGNLNAPLSVGKSAVYFVVRAVTDPEIPSNHGCYEPVTVSAPEGTVLNPRPPAAVVGGNVETSQRVTDVTLAALAEAIPERVPAGGQGTMNNLIIGDREGEFTYYETIGGGFGARPTRDGMDGVQVGMTNTLNTPVESMETEYPLRVERYALRSGSGGDGKHRGGLGLERSVTVETDATVSLLTERRRTAPAGVDGGEDGAMGENLVDGESVPSKASVDVSAGATVTIRTPGGGGHGDPDDRSGEAREDDRRDGKVSE
- a CDS encoding maleate cis-trans isomerase produces the protein MTTRLGLVVPSSNTTVEPDFRAMAPEESTVHAARMPLEDVTVDDLDEMAGGAERAAELLSHAAVDGIAYACTTGSLLHGTGFDEELEARLSEAAGAPAVATALSVKRALAALDAETVAVVTPYASELNEREREYLVDSGFEVASLDGRGLVANTEIGELTAADAREQVESAVPSAHSVDAVFVSCTNYRTVPALSELEAALDVPVISSNSATMWDLTDRLGLSTSLDTRLAER
- a CDS encoding signal recognition particle protein Srp54; protein product: MVLDDLGSSLRGTLNDLRGKSRIDADDVEAVVKEIQRSLLQADVDTSLVMELSDNIETRALEEEPPSSTSARDWVLRVVYEEMVELVGDSTELPLEEQTILLAGLYGSGKTTTAAKMAWWFSKKGLRPAVIQTDTDRPGAYDQAKQMAENAEVDFYGDPDADDPVEIAEAGLEATEEADVRIVDTAGRDGLNEELIAQIERIDEAVDPDRNLLVIDAAMGQSAKDQAQEFESAIGIEGVAITKLDGTAKGGGALAAVNETGSSIAFLGTGETVQDIERFEPSGFISRLLGMGDLKQLTERVERAMEETQDEEDWDPEQLMEGEFTLRDMRHQMKAMDNMGPLDQVMDMIPGMGGGLMDQLPDNAMDVTKDRMRSFEVIMDSMTDDELEHPRSIGQSQVKRIAKGSGTSEDRVRELLEQHKMMAKTLNQFQGMGDADMERMMKQMQQGGGGGPGGPGGMGGMGGGGGPFGD
- a CDS encoding metal ABC transporter ATP-binding protein, whose amino-acid sequence is MTVLDLDGVTFGYGPTPAVEDVSVSVSDGEFLGVVGPNGSGKSTLLALMLGLREPDAGSVRLFGEPAHSFSDGTRVGYVAQDVRESATDMPITVREVVLMGRYPHVGFGRLRERDRTATREALERVGIADLADRRIGRLSGGQRQRAFIARALAGDADLLALDEPAVGVDAESREAFYDLLSALHADGLTVVLVDHDLGVVSERAETVACLNRRLRYYGDPAEFRESDTIARVYGARPQVSGTTP
- a CDS encoding metal ABC transporter substrate-binding protein, whose protein sequence is MNDRNSPVRRRSRRSVLAAGGALSAVGLAGCSGLLTAAEGERADVAASFFTFFDFARTITAETPVTVENLVPVGMHGHGWEPDASVTRAIIDADVFVHVGEGFQPWADRAIRTAKDDGADTAFVNVRDGIELLDVAASLDEDEAVADGKDPHFWLDPLRSKTAVDNVEAGLAAAYPNHAETFAANADALRSELDVIHEEYRAVFADPPRDQVVLAAHNAFQYLGARYDVAMNPLVFNLAAEGDVPPEAITRAARLVAENDIEYIAAAVFESHRPARQLIEETRVKQYYPVTPYAGTLEQWVERGWGYAEIARRINMPTFEIVLGKTPPAETVHADYDGGTESL
- the ftsY gene encoding signal recognition particle-docking protein FtsY → MFDGLKDKLNSFKEDVEEEAEPVDEDAAEAESVDEAAAAEAEAEAAESAASDAESTAPADADERPESDRDAEPEPQSESAAEDDGGSDRGLMERAKLAATGKEVIELEDLEGPLDELEMALLSSDVELSVAQEILTGIRENLEGETRSKVKTTGLVVEEALRDALVDVISVGQFDFEERIAEADKPVTMVFTGVNGVGKTTTIAKLSQWFDERGYSTVLANGDTYRAGANEQLQQHADALDERLISHEQGSDPAAVIYDAVEYAEANDVDVVLGDTAGRLHTSNDLMDQLEKIDRVIEPDMTIFVDEAVAGQDAVNRATEFDDAAAIDGAVLTKADADPQGGAAISIAHVTGKPILFLGTGQDYDDLEPFDPEVIVDRLLGHDED
- the pfdA gene encoding prefoldin subunit alpha, translated to MSLGGGGGGQLQQLAEEIQALEEEKEAIEGEIEGLQAEQSEIDEAIEAIRTLDTGETVQVPLGGDAYVRAEVQDIDEIIVSLGGGYAAEREQDDAVDTLENKKDTLDDRIEELRSEVAEIESESDELEEKAQQMQQQQMQQQMSQMQQQADDDE
- the rpl18a gene encoding 50S ribosomal protein L18Ae, with protein sequence MTEFTVSGRWQARDGWESFEKSLEAENENVAVEHTYAEFGSKHGLKRTQVEVEEVAQ